The Antarcticibacterium sp. 1MA-6-2 genome has a window encoding:
- a CDS encoding DPP IV N-terminal domain-containing protein gives MFFIFSTFSIFSNFRKKVYTAADYEEAVNSLGFNTYNLVDRASVRPNWLEDGRFWYEVSTNAGKGFVLVDPAKKSRKTAASKEELLKNVKVPDEAKQAKTSRNEVVSPDGKNAVFIRDWNLWMKNLETGAETQLTTDGTENFGYATDNA, from the coding sequence GTGTTTTTTATTTTTAGCACTTTCAGCATTTTCTCAAACTTCAGAAAAAAAGTATATACCGCCGCCGATTATGAAGAGGCTGTAAACTCCCTTGGTTTTAATACCTATAATCTTGTAGATCGTGCTTCAGTTCGTCCAAACTGGCTGGAAGATGGCAGGTTCTGGTATGAAGTTTCTACCAATGCCGGAAAGGGGTTTGTGTTAGTAGATCCCGCTAAGAAGAGCAGAAAAACAGCAGCTTCTAAAGAGGAATTGTTGAAAAATGTAAAAGTTCCTGATGAAGCTAAGCAAGCCAAAACTTCCCGGAATGAAGTAGTTTCTCCCGATGGTAAAAATGCAGTTTTCATCCGGGACTGGAACTTGTGGATGAAAAATCTGGAAACTGGCGCAGAAACTCAGTTAACAACAGATGGCACAGAAAATTTTGGTTACGCAACAGATAACGCTTAG
- a CDS encoding GNAT family N-acetyltransferase — protein MSFPEIKTERLLLRQFQQDDLENVFYGLSHPEVIRYYGVNYKSLEETQKQIKWFRELDVTGTGIWWAITSLEEKQFLGGIGINSLNEDHQKAEIGYWLLPDFWGKGIIAEAGRELIQYAFKNLNLHRIEAYVEDGNQNSEKLLEKLDFNYEGTMGDCEIKNGNFISVKIYARLNKKTKQLNA, from the coding sequence ATGAGTTTTCCGGAAATAAAAACTGAAAGATTGCTCCTCAGGCAGTTTCAGCAGGACGACCTGGAAAACGTTTTTTATGGACTTTCTCATCCTGAAGTGATTCGGTACTATGGTGTGAACTATAAAAGCCTGGAAGAGACTCAGAAGCAGATAAAATGGTTTAGGGAGCTTGACGTAACCGGAACAGGAATCTGGTGGGCCATAACTTCCTTGGAAGAGAAACAGTTCCTGGGCGGAATAGGAATAAACAGTCTAAATGAGGATCATCAAAAAGCTGAAATTGGATATTGGCTCCTCCCGGATTTTTGGGGAAAGGGTATAATTGCCGAGGCAGGCAGGGAATTGATACAGTATGCATTTAAAAACTTAAACCTGCATCGCATTGAAGCTTACGTAGAAGATGGTAATCAAAATTCTGAAAAGTTGCTGGAGAAATTGGACTTCAACTATGAAGGTACCATGGGAGACTGTGAGATAAAGAACGGCAATTTTATAAGCGTAAAAATTTACGCGAGGTTAAACAAAAAAACTAAGCAGTTAAATGCTTAG
- a CDS encoding DEAD/DEAH box helicase, producing MSFKKLNPPLLEALDRLGYEEPLPFQKIAIPKIKSGKNLLAIAPHGSGKTTTVIINTIQTLNSEAFEDAPRALIVVKDKEAALELEEEFRKFIRHMDLRIFSAYDKPDLDVQKGEIYEGVDIVIATPQKLFKLFKATGINVSQLKLFIVEDAEFLLNIKDYNNLVKIPEHISKCQYLVFAQEFNSKLERLQENFMAHSEFVDFKD from the coding sequence ATGTCTTTTAAAAAATTAAATCCGCCGCTTTTGGAAGCTCTTGACCGTCTGGGATATGAGGAGCCTTTGCCATTTCAGAAGATTGCTATTCCAAAAATTAAAAGCGGGAAGAATTTGTTAGCAATTGCCCCGCACGGCAGCGGCAAAACCACTACAGTAATTATAAATACAATCCAGACTTTAAATAGTGAGGCTTTTGAAGATGCCCCCAGAGCTTTAATTGTAGTAAAAGATAAAGAGGCTGCCCTGGAGCTTGAAGAGGAATTCCGCAAATTTATAAGGCACATGGATCTAAGGATCTTTAGTGCTTACGATAAACCCGATTTAGATGTTCAGAAAGGTGAAATTTACGAAGGAGTAGACATTGTGATAGCCACACCTCAAAAGCTATTTAAGCTTTTTAAGGCAACCGGAATTAATGTGAGTCAGCTAAAACTTTTTATTGTTGAAGATGCAGAATTCCTTCTCAATATAAAAGATTACAACAATCTCGTCAAGATCCCGGAACATATTTCGAAATGCCAGTATCTGGTATTTGCACAGGAATTTAATTCAAAGCTTGAAAGACTTCAGGAAAATTTCATGGCACATTCTGAATTTGTGGATTTTAAAGATTAG
- a CDS encoding glycosyltransferase has product MIKAGYSPSVRLFEAAACGVPVISDYWDGIDSIFELDKEILIARSSEEVVEYFNNISEDERKQIGENARQKILKYHTAKARARELENYSKQLKELSKV; this is encoded by the coding sequence ATGATTAAGGCAGGTTATTCTCCAAGTGTGCGACTCTTTGAAGCTGCCGCATGCGGGGTTCCGGTAATATCAGATTACTGGGACGGGATTGACAGCATCTTTGAACTGGACAAAGAAATTCTTATAGCAAGATCTTCGGAAGAAGTAGTTGAATATTTCAACAATATTAGTGAAGACGAAAGGAAGCAAATAGGTGAAAATGCCCGGCAGAAAATTCTGAAATATCATACAGCCAAAGCAAGAGCCAGAGAACTGGAAAATTATTCTAAACAGCTGAAAGAACTCTCAAAAGTTTAA
- a CDS encoding TIGR04290 family methyltransferase — translation MSTQEEVKKLEPWFHNIHLPDGTQTAPNHFLGNFPSFKWENIKNSVPEDLSGWKVLDIGCNAGFYSIELAKRGAEVTGIDLDEHYLKQARWTAEKFGLDDKITFKQMQVYDFAHTEEQFDLVWFMGVFYHLRYPLLALDILSQKTKKMMVFQTLSLPGKDEMQVPDDVEFHKREIMKTDAWPSMAFIENKLAGDPTNWWAPNHQGIISMLRSCGFKVEGMPEDETYIAVKDGENKSSLESWNYSEYLSAVGKDWKEEVMKKTKK, via the coding sequence ATGTCTACACAGGAAGAAGTAAAAAAATTAGAACCCTGGTTTCACAATATCCACCTTCCGGATGGCACACAAACTGCACCCAATCATTTCCTGGGGAATTTTCCGTCATTCAAATGGGAGAATATAAAAAATTCTGTACCCGAAGATCTTTCAGGCTGGAAAGTTCTGGATATTGGCTGTAATGCCGGATTTTATTCAATAGAACTTGCAAAACGTGGAGCCGAAGTAACTGGAATTGACCTGGACGAGCACTATTTAAAACAGGCCCGCTGGACAGCAGAAAAATTTGGACTGGATGATAAAATCACTTTTAAACAGATGCAGGTCTACGATTTTGCCCATACCGAAGAACAATTTGACCTCGTGTGGTTTATGGGAGTATTTTATCACTTGAGATACCCTTTACTGGCGTTAGACATCCTGTCGCAGAAAACAAAGAAAATGATGGTTTTTCAAACCCTCTCCCTTCCGGGGAAGGATGAGATGCAGGTGCCGGACGATGTTGAATTTCATAAGAGGGAGATCATGAAAACTGATGCCTGGCCTTCTATGGCTTTTATTGAAAATAAGCTTGCAGGAGATCCAACTAACTGGTGGGCACCTAATCATCAGGGAATAATTTCTATGCTTCGCAGTTGCGGATTTAAAGTGGAAGGTATGCCGGAAGATGAAACTTATATTGCCGTTAAGGACGGGGAGAATAAATCCAGCCTGGAGAGCTGGAATTATTCTGAATACCTTTCAGCGGTTGGCAAGGACTGGAAAGAGGAAGTAATGAAGAAAACGAAGAAATAA
- a CDS encoding glycosyltransferase: MEYLGHVYTKDHNAFNCTPMAVLNISRDSMAKYGFSPATRVFEAVSSAACIITDYWKGIETFFEPDEEILVAKDGQEVQNILEELTPEKAQTIGQAAYKRVLAEHTYEHRAELLESVISRRLFGEARHNH; this comes from the coding sequence GTGGAATATTTAGGTCACGTATATACCAAGGACCATAACGCCTTTAATTGCACACCAATGGCAGTCCTCAACATAAGCCGGGACAGTATGGCCAAATATGGTTTTTCACCCGCAACGAGAGTATTTGAAGCAGTAAGCTCTGCCGCCTGTATTATCACCGATTACTGGAAAGGTATTGAAACCTTTTTTGAGCCGGATGAAGAAATACTTGTTGCTAAAGATGGACAGGAAGTTCAGAATATTCTGGAAGAATTGACGCCGGAGAAAGCCCAGACAATAGGACAGGCAGCATACAAACGGGTACTGGCCGAACATACTTATGAGCATAGGGCAGAACTGTTAGAGAGTGTAATTTCCAGAAGATTATTTGGAGAAGCCAGGCATAACCACTAA
- a CDS encoding single-stranded DNA-binding protein, with protein sequence MSTLRNKVQLIGHVGNIPEIVNLESGKKLAKFSIATNESYKNSKGEKITDTQWHNIVAWGKTAELIENYVPKGKEVGIEGKLTSRSYEDKDGQKRYVTEVICSELLLMGGK encoded by the coding sequence ATGAGCACTCTAAGAAACAAAGTTCAATTAATTGGTCACGTAGGTAACATTCCTGAAATCGTAAACCTTGAATCCGGAAAGAAACTCGCCAAATTTTCTATCGCTACAAATGAATCCTATAAAAATTCAAAAGGCGAAAAAATTACAGATACTCAATGGCACAATATAGTTGCGTGGGGAAAAACCGCTGAACTTATTGAAAATTACGTTCCTAAGGGAAAAGAAGTTGGTATTGAAGGTAAATTAACCAGCCGCAGCTACGAAGATAAAGACGGACAAAAGAGATATGTTACTGAAGTAATTTGCAGTGAATTGCTTTTGATGGGCGGGAAATAA
- a CDS encoding DUF389 domain-containing protein has protein sequence MQPKSSLEIYLGGIQSVGSMFGLFGYSFVAGIIVWIGLFTSTSYLLVAAMLVAPFAGPAMNAALATAAGKLDLLKTSLARYALAIFTGILTSFLLTLLFPLNTLTPLMEQVSQVSKFALFLPIISGFAGAINICQSERDSLVSGAAVGILVAASLAPPVGLVGIGLYMMDWLSCIQ, from the coding sequence GTGCAGCCAAAAAGTTCGCTTGAGATTTATCTTGGTGGGATCCAAAGTGTGGGTTCTATGTTCGGACTTTTCGGCTATTCCTTTGTGGCGGGAATTATTGTGTGGATCGGTTTGTTCACCTCAACTTCATACCTGTTAGTTGCTGCTATGTTAGTTGCTCCATTTGCAGGCCCTGCGATGAATGCAGCGCTGGCGACTGCTGCGGGAAAATTAGATCTTCTAAAAACCAGTCTTGCCAGATATGCACTTGCAATATTCACAGGAATTTTAACAAGCTTTTTATTGACACTCCTGTTTCCTCTCAATACTTTAACTCCTCTAATGGAGCAGGTGAGCCAGGTGTCGAAATTCGCCTTATTTCTACCTATAATTTCAGGATTTGCAGGAGCGATTAATATTTGTCAAAGTGAACGGGACAGCCTTGTATCTGGTGCTGCGGTAGGAATTTTAGTTGCAGCTTCTCTTGCCCCGCCTGTGGGACTCGTGGGTATTGGTCTTTATATGATGGACTGGCTTAGTTGTATTCAGTAG
- a CDS encoding glycosyltransferase yields MKIVMFYHSLYSDWNHGNAHFLRGIVKELQKREHEVEVYEPDGGWSLKNLIKDHGAEKLDEFRRYYPTLSPQFYNPAKKINADAILKDADLVIVHEWNEPELVAEIGRNKARYGYKLLFHDTHHRAASAPQDMSKYDFSNYDGALVFGEVIKQMYLEKKWIENVWTWHEAADAELFRPNRNEDKEGDLVWIGNWGDDERTEELMEYLIAPVKELSLKAKVYGVRYPDHAKKALADAGIEYGGWLPNYKVPEVFSKYKVTVHVPRRPYVEMLPGIPTIRPFEALSCGIPLICSPWEDSENLFTPGEDYLIAKDGNDMGYKLAEVLKSDHLAQSLSEKGRKTILEKHTCAHRVDELENILTELNKQNPLTQKTGTNG; encoded by the coding sequence TTACGAGCCGGACGGGGGCTGGAGTCTCAAAAATCTTATTAAAGATCACGGAGCGGAGAAATTGGATGAATTCCGCAGGTATTATCCTACCCTGAGTCCTCAGTTTTACAATCCTGCAAAGAAGATAAACGCAGATGCAATTCTTAAAGATGCTGATCTTGTTATAGTACACGAATGGAATGAGCCGGAACTGGTGGCAGAAATCGGGAGGAACAAAGCCAGGTATGGTTATAAATTGCTGTTTCACGACACCCACCATAGAGCCGCTTCTGCCCCTCAGGATATGTCAAAATATGATTTCAGCAACTACGACGGAGCACTCGTTTTTGGTGAAGTGATAAAGCAGATGTACCTTGAAAAAAAATGGATAGAAAATGTCTGGACCTGGCATGAAGCAGCAGATGCAGAGCTTTTCAGGCCGAACCGGAATGAAGATAAAGAGGGAGATCTTGTTTGGATTGGCAATTGGGGAGATGATGAACGTACAGAAGAATTGATGGAATATCTTATTGCTCCTGTAAAGGAACTGAGCCTAAAAGCAAAGGTCTACGGCGTTCGATATCCTGATCATGCTAAAAAAGCATTAGCTGATGCAGGTATAGAGTACGGCGGCTGGTTACCAAATTATAAAGTACCTGAGGTTTTTTCAAAATATAAAGTTACTGTTCACGTGCCAAGAAGGCCCTATGTTGAAATGCTTCCGGGGATACCAACAATACGCCCGTTTGAAGCCCTTTCCTGCGGAATTCCGCTGATATGTTCCCCGTGGGAAGACAGTGAGAATTTATTTACTCCGGGTGAGGATTATCTTATTGCTAAAGATGGTAATGATATGGGATACAAACTTGCTGAAGTGCTAAAGAGTGACCACCTTGCTCAAAGTTTATCTGAAAAGGGCAGAAAAACAATTTTAGAAAAACACACCTGTGCTCACCGGGTGGACGAACTGGAAAATATTTTAACCGAACTGAACAAGCAAAATCCCCTCACCCAAAAAACCGGAACAAATGGATAA
- a CDS encoding S9 family peptidase gives MSQKSIPSSTTSIPDLRAGEWEAALSHLARSDHQALAELGFVVVVIDGTCNPDRSKAFHDACYGNMADNTLEDQMSGIRQLAEKYPYLDLDKVGVWGHSGGGYATAAAMFRYPEFYKVGISESGNHDNRNYEDDWGERYIGLLVKDEEGKDNYDVQANQNFAENLQGKLLLAHGGMDDNVPPYNTYLVVDALIKANKDFDLIIFPNARHGYGQDSYYMMRRRWDYFVEHLLGAEPPKNFEITRNQ, from the coding sequence ATGAGTCAAAAAAGTATCCCGTCGTCAACTACATCTATCCCGGACCTCAGGGCGGGGGAGTGGGAAGCCGCTCTTTCTCACCTAGCCCGGTCTGATCATCAGGCTTTGGCTGAACTCGGCTTTGTAGTTGTTGTAATTGACGGCACCTGTAATCCTGATCGTTCCAAGGCTTTTCACGATGCCTGCTATGGAAATATGGCAGACAATACCTTAGAAGATCAAATGTCGGGTATAAGACAACTTGCTGAGAAATATCCTTACCTGGATCTTGATAAAGTAGGAGTTTGGGGCCATTCCGGCGGGGGATATGCAACTGCTGCAGCAATGTTTCGTTATCCGGAATTTTATAAAGTTGGAATTTCTGAATCAGGAAACCACGACAACCGGAATTATGAAGATGACTGGGGCGAAAGATATATTGGTCTTCTGGTTAAAGATGAAGAGGGGAAGGATAATTATGATGTACAGGCTAACCAGAATTTTGCTGAAAATCTACAGGGAAAATTACTTCTCGCCCACGGTGGAATGGATGACAATGTACCGCCATATAATACATATTTAGTTGTTGATGCGCTGATAAAAGCGAATAAGGATTTTGATCTTATAATATTTCCAAATGCCAGGCATGGTTATGGGCAGGACAGCTATTATATGATGCGACGCAGGTGGGATTACTTTGTGGAGCATTTATTAGGTGCTGAGCCACCAAAAAACTTTGAAATCACCAGAAATCAATAA
- a CDS encoding DUF421 domain-containing protein, with product MDKIEIYWNGFEPLVRILIVGTLAYISIVLVLRMSGKRTLAKMNAFDFVITVTIGAVFGRVLTAKNVAISEAVTAFVLLAFLQFIFSYVETRSSSFRKIFTARPKMIYYKDSFIEKNLRKERLVKSDVLGSIRKKGIGSLEEVEAIILEADGTISVIEKASNRRNTTYDDLLEKK from the coding sequence ATGGATAAAATTGAAATTTATTGGAATGGTTTTGAACCCCTGGTAAGGATATTAATTGTAGGAACTTTAGCTTATATAAGTATAGTTTTGGTACTGAGGATGTCAGGGAAAAGAACCCTGGCAAAAATGAACGCTTTTGATTTTGTAATTACTGTTACCATTGGTGCTGTTTTTGGACGGGTGTTAACTGCGAAAAACGTGGCTATTTCTGAAGCAGTTACTGCTTTTGTTTTGCTGGCTTTTCTACAGTTTATTTTTAGCTATGTCGAAACTCGCTCTTCTTCCTTCAGGAAGATTTTTACTGCCCGGCCAAAGATGATTTATTATAAAGATAGTTTTATTGAAAAAAATCTTCGGAAGGAAAGGCTCGTTAAAAGTGATGTTCTGGGAAGTATCCGGAAAAAAGGTATTGGAAGCCTTGAGGAAGTAGAAGCTATTATTCTCGAAGCAGACGGAACAATATCAGTTATAGAAAAAGCTAGCAATAGAAGGAATACTACTTATGATGATCTCCTGGAAAAAAAATAA
- a CDS encoding DUF4174 domain-containing protein produces the protein MTSANAQELSSHQWENRILLIFTENKNNPDFEKQISALKENRKKLEERKLVVYQITSKQFKKDLEENSEWQKNEQLYINKTTDSPFEIQLIGLDGGIKMTERNFTDPQEIFSKIDSMPMRRAEMRDSN, from the coding sequence ATGACAAGCGCTAATGCACAAGAACTTTCTTCACACCAATGGGAGAATAGAATTCTTCTGATTTTTACCGAAAACAAAAATAATCCTGATTTTGAAAAACAAATTTCAGCTTTAAAGGAAAACCGAAAAAAACTGGAAGAAAGAAAACTTGTAGTTTATCAAATAACTTCAAAACAATTCAAAAAAGACCTTGAGGAAAATTCAGAATGGCAGAAAAATGAACAATTGTATATTAATAAAACTACCGATTCTCCTTTTGAGATTCAGCTAATCGGATTAGACGGAGGTATAAAAATGACAGAACGGAATTTTACTGATCCGCAGGAAATCTTCAGCAAAATCGACAGTATGCCAATGCGCAGGGCAGAGATGAGAGATAGTAATTAG
- a CDS encoding DPP IV N-terminal domain-containing protein translates to MAQKILVTQQITLSWRKSDRPIVLWSPDSKKLATYQQDQRHVSDMYLVTTNVGEPKLQEWKYPLPTDEDIIKIERVIIEVDEPKVIRLKTPADPRRGTLCDDISCSGAFDDNQWNEDASKLMFVSTSRDHKEAKLKIADASTGEVKNVFEEVVATQYESGQGSINWKYLPASNEIIWYSERDNWGHLYLYNLETGELKNQITRGDFVVTELLEVDKKNRVLYFFANGKEEGRDPYFTHLYRVNFNGKNLQLLTPENGNHSVSFSPNGKYIVDTYSQPDVAPVTELRDRKGKLVMELEKADISRLEATGWKPPQP, encoded by the coding sequence ATGGCACAGAAAATTTTGGTTACGCAACAGATAACGCTTAGCTGGAGAAAAAGTGACAGGCCTATTGTACTTTGGTCGCCGGATTCTAAAAAATTAGCTACTTATCAGCAGGACCAGCGGCACGTAAGCGACATGTATTTGGTGACTACAAATGTGGGAGAACCAAAATTGCAAGAGTGGAAATATCCGCTGCCTACAGATGAGGATATAATTAAAATTGAGAGAGTTATTATTGAAGTAGATGAACCTAAGGTGATACGGCTGAAAACGCCTGCAGACCCGCGTAGGGGAACTTTATGTGACGATATTTCCTGTTCAGGTGCTTTTGATGATAATCAGTGGAATGAAGATGCATCAAAATTAATGTTCGTTTCCACTTCCAGGGATCATAAGGAAGCTAAATTAAAAATTGCTGATGCTTCTACAGGAGAAGTAAAAAATGTTTTTGAAGAGGTAGTTGCAACTCAATATGAATCAGGACAGGGTTCTATAAACTGGAAATACCTTCCCGCGTCTAATGAAATTATCTGGTATTCTGAAAGAGACAACTGGGGTCATTTATACCTTTACAACCTGGAAACGGGAGAGTTAAAAAACCAGATAACCAGAGGAGATTTTGTAGTTACAGAACTTCTGGAAGTTGATAAGAAGAACAGAGTCCTGTATTTTTTTGCTAATGGTAAGGAAGAGGGCAGAGACCCTTATTTCACTCATTTATATCGTGTCAATTTCAATGGGAAAAACCTGCAATTGTTGACTCCGGAAAATGGGAACCATAGTGTAAGCTTCTCGCCAAATGGTAAATATATAGTAGATACCTACAGCCAGCCAGATGTTGCTCCTGTAACAGAATTAAGGGACAGAAAAGGGAAATTGGTCATGGAACTGGAAAAGGCTGATATTTCTCGTTTAGAAGCTACAGGATGGAAACCGCCGCAGCCGTAA